A single Elaeis guineensis isolate ETL-2024a chromosome 15, EG11, whole genome shotgun sequence DNA region contains:
- the LOC105032240 gene encoding uncharacterized protein translates to MEASCFLISKSFNKTLDLVPSLKPKLPIFHKKRYSQRLHGTGGGHSSVSTCCNLQAQSPDDNAEPLLKSDWRSFRARLVAGEHASLDSDTVDQRPSPTTLGDKWAHPLHEPEKGCLLIATEKLNGVHIFEQTVILLLSTGPLGPTGIILNRPSLMSIKETQWTNMDIDQMFSDRPLFFGGPLEESLFLVGPQREDDGVGRSGVFEEVMKGLYYGTKESLGCAAEMVKRNAVGMGDFRFFDGYCGWEKEQLKEEIRAGFWRVVACSPNVIGLASVGNVGLWENVLGLVGERKVW, encoded by the exons ATGGAGGCATCCTGTTTCCTCATCTCCAAATCCTTCAACAAAACCCTAGACCTGGTTCCATCCCTCAAGCCCAAACTACCCATCTTCCATAAGAAAAGGTACAGCCAACGGCTCCATGGAACTGGTGGGGGCCATTCTTCTGTCTCAACCT GTTGCAATCTGCAAGCACAATCACCGGACGACAATGCCGAGCCATTACTGAAATCAGACTGGCGATCCTTTCGAGCAAGGCTAGTTGCTGGTGAACATGCATCACTTGATTCTGATACTGTAGATCAAAGGCCATCACCTACAACACTTGGTGACAAATGGGCTCACCCCCTCCATGAACCTGAGAAGGGGTGCCTCCTCATTGCCACCGAGAAGCTCAACGGTGTTCACATCTTTGAACAGACCGTTATACTACTTCTCTCGACCGGCCCATTGGGGCCGACCGGCATCATACTGAACCGGCCGTCCCTTATGTCCATCAAGGAGACCCAGTGGACAAATATGGACATCGACCAGATGTTCTCGGACCGGCCCTTGTTCTTCGGTGGGCCATTGGAGGAGAGCCTTTTCTTGGTGGGCCCCCAAAGGGAGGATGATGGGGTAGGGAGGAGTGGAGTGTTTGAGGAAGTGATGAAGGGGTTGTACTATGGGACTAAGGAGAGTCTGGGATGTGCTGCTGAGATGGTCAAGAGGAATGCAGTTGGGATGGGAGACTTCAGGTTCTTTGATGGGTACTGTGGGTGGGAGAAGGAGCAGTTGAAGGAAGAGATAAGAGCTGGATTTTGGAGGGTGGTGGCTTGCAGCCCAAATGTTATTGGGCTTGCCAGTGTTGGAAATGTTGGACTATGGGAGAATGTATTGGGCCTTGTTGGGGAAAGGAAGGTGTGGTGA